Proteins encoded together in one Treponema primitia ZAS-1 window:
- the dnaJ gene encoding molecular chaperone DnaJ, with product MAKRDYYEVLGVQKDASKDDIKKAYRKLAIQYHPDKNPGNKEAEEKFKEACEAYEVLSDDQKRPAYDQFGHAGVEGMGGGQDFSQAFRGFEDIFGDFSGIFDSFFGSSGGTRFRSGGSGGGHNGVRQGANLRYDIEIPFKDAVFGSKVEIQYSRNESCPSCKGSGAANGTGKKVCPSCQGSGQIRHSQGFFSVASTCPSCNGEGYIFEHPCKDCGGTGTQKKRQKIMVTIPPGVENGRRVVIPRQGDAGPGGGPPGDLYVFIRVKAHEYFERQNEDLYCAVPISVTQASLGADIQVSTLDGKTIKVKIPPGIQNGKLLRIRDEGVPAGGRRGNLYIKVIVQIPAKLSKRGRELMEELAKVEGEVDSPKPIPLSELAGQ from the coding sequence GTGGCTAAGCGTGATTACTACGAAGTCTTAGGGGTCCAGAAAGACGCTTCCAAGGATGATATAAAGAAGGCTTATCGGAAGCTTGCCATACAATACCATCCGGATAAAAACCCGGGGAATAAAGAGGCGGAGGAGAAATTCAAGGAAGCCTGTGAGGCTTACGAAGTCCTCTCGGACGACCAGAAACGCCCGGCCTATGACCAATTCGGCCATGCCGGGGTTGAAGGTATGGGAGGCGGTCAGGATTTTTCCCAGGCCTTCCGGGGGTTCGAGGATATCTTTGGGGATTTTTCCGGGATCTTCGATTCCTTTTTCGGGAGCAGCGGGGGTACCCGCTTTCGCAGCGGCGGTTCCGGCGGCGGGCATAACGGCGTCAGACAGGGCGCCAATCTTCGTTACGATATTGAGATCCCCTTTAAGGATGCGGTTTTTGGCTCCAAGGTCGAGATTCAGTATTCCCGGAATGAAAGCTGCCCCTCCTGTAAGGGGTCCGGTGCTGCCAACGGGACCGGAAAAAAAGTCTGCCCTTCCTGCCAAGGCTCAGGCCAGATTCGTCATAGTCAGGGCTTTTTTTCGGTGGCCAGTACCTGTCCATCCTGCAACGGGGAAGGATATATTTTCGAACATCCCTGCAAGGATTGCGGTGGTACCGGAACCCAGAAAAAACGACAGAAGATTATGGTTACCATCCCACCGGGGGTGGAAAATGGCCGGCGGGTGGTAATCCCCCGGCAGGGAGACGCCGGCCCCGGAGGCGGTCCGCCCGGAGATCTCTACGTGTTTATCCGGGTCAAAGCCCACGAATATTTTGAACGACAGAACGAAGATCTTTACTGTGCGGTACCCATCTCCGTAACCCAGGCCAGTTTGGGGGCGGACATTCAAGTATCCACCCTGGATGGTAAAACCATAAAAGTTAAGATCCCCCCGGGAATCCAGAATGGCAAACTTCTGCGTATCCGGGATGAGGGCGTCCCCGCGGGCGGCCGACGGGGCAATCTCTACATCAAGGTCATAGTACAGATCCCCGCCAAGCTTTCTAAACGGGGTCGGGAACTCATGGAAGAGCTGGCCAAGGTCGAAGGCGAAGTGGATTCACCCAAACCTATCCCCCTTTCAGAACTCGCAGGACAGTAA